The Tamandua tetradactyla isolate mTamTet1 chromosome 5, mTamTet1.pri, whole genome shotgun sequence genome window below encodes:
- the LOC143684567 gene encoding uncharacterized protein LOC143684567, translated as MILPLKDLSMTKEGLWKSHSSSPEPPSPRERRLCQRLCEEMNARSGLNSGQDPRHQPSPGHCLSQVGSPGTAPPFLAQPGWCLCGKDFKSNCQAPEQEKQRGLATMHSFRSLLLLILLLLVATTGPTDALRYEQKLVLVDMHNFYRSRVTPTAANMQKMYWDEDLAKFAEAYAQNCKWAPNPNRGERGESLYSLPGLEMNLPRPTWEWHHERYFYNFTTNTCKPKRTCHHYTQMVWAQSNKIGCGMHYCEKLQVKNEDKVYLLVCNYLAAGNKKGKRPYQEGPSCSLCPSIDSCESNLCDEPIPEEPGIDLGIKPVIEPDIEADIQSSKEKATTVTTTTVKPTTVTTTTVKPTTVTTTTVKPTTVTTTTVKPTTVTTTTVKPTTVTTTTVKPTTVTTTTVKPTTVTTTTVKPTTVTTTMVTTTTKKTTTESTTTESTTTEKTTTVKTTMVKPNIVKPDKLKPSKVKPSKVKPSKAKPSKLRPNLAPGHVWSTFLGLLLLPPLMLAGNF; from the exons ATGATTCTGCCTCTCAAGGACCTGTCCATGACAAAGGAGGGACTGTGGAAATCACACAGCTCTTCTCCTGAGCCCCCATCACCGAGAGAAAGGAGGCTTTGCCAAAGACTCTGTGAGGAGATGAATGCCAGGAGTGGACTCAACTCTGGTCAGGACCCAAGGCACCAGCCCTCCCCAGGACATTGTCTGAGCCAGGTTGGGTCTCCAGGCACAGCCCCTCCCTTCCTGGCCCAGCCTGGGTGGTGCTTGTGTGGGAAGGACTTTAAATCCAACTGCCAGGCCCCTGAACAGGAGAAGCAGAGGGGGCTAGCCACCATGCACAGCTTCCGAAGTCTTCTTCTACTGATATTGCTGCTGCTGGTGGCCACCACAGGCCCCACAGATGCCCTCAGATATGAGCAGAAACTAGTGTTGGTCGACATGCACAACTTCTACCGTTCACGGGTAACCCCGACTGCCGCCAATATGCAAAAAATG TACTGGGATGAGGATCTGGCCAAATTCGCTGAGGCCTATGCACAAAATTGCAAGTGGGCCCCCAACCCGAATCGTGGGGAGCGTGGCGAGAGCCTATATTCTTTGCCTGGTTTGGAGATGAATTTGCCGAGGCCCACGTGGGAGTGGCACCACGAGCGTTATTTCTACAACTTCACCACCAACACCTGCAAGCCAAAGAGGACGTGCCATCACTACACACAG ATGGTCTGGGCACAGAGTAACAAGATTGGCTGTGGCATGCACTACTGTGAGAAACTGCAAGTCAAAAATGAGGACAAAGTGTATTTGCTGGTCTGCAACTACCTAGCTGC GGGAAACAAGAAAGGGAAGAGACCCTATCAAGAAGGGCCATCGTGTTCCCTATGCCCCTCTATCGATAGCTGTGAGAGCAACCTCTGTG ATGAACCGATCCCTGAAGAGCCAGGCATTGATTTAGGAATCAAGCCAGTCATCGAACCAGACATCGAAGCAGACATCCAGTCCAGCAAGGAAAAGGCTACTACAGTAACGACGACCACGGTAAAGCCAACCACAGTAACGACGACCACGGTAAAGCCAACCACAGTAACGACGACCACGGTAAAGCCAACCACAGTAACGACGACCACGGTAAAGCCAACCACAGTAACGACGACCACGGTAAAGCCAACCACAGTAACGACGACCACGGTAAAGCCAACCACAGTAACGACGACCACGGTAAAGCCAACCACAGTAACGACGACCACGGTAAAGCCAACCACAGTAACGACGACCATGGTAACGACAACCACAAAGAAGACGACCACGGAAAGTACGACCACGGAAAGTACGACCACGGAAAAGACAACCACAGTAAAGACGACCATGGTAAAACCCAACATTGTAAAGCCTGACAAGTTAAAGCCAAGCAAGGTAAAGCCAAGCAAGGTAAAGCCAAGCAAGGCAAAGCCAAGCAAATTAAGGCCAAATTTGGCCCCTGGTCATGTCTGGAGCACTTTCCTGGGACTGCTGCTCCTTCCTCCCCTCATGTTGGCTGGAAACTTCTGA